The genomic interval GGCAAATGGGCCGACATCGCGATGCTCGAGCCGGTCCGCGACTACAAGGCCCGCCACGCCTCGACGCTGCTGACCTTCGACGCGGTGGTCGACGCGATCGGACAGATCGAAGCGCAAAACGACGGCGCCAAGGCGACGGCGTAGCCCTTCCCCCCGAGTCATTCCGGGGCGCGAGCGGAGCTCCCTCCGAGTCATTCCGGGGCACGCGCGCAGCGCGTGAACCCGGAATCTCGACTTTGTGAAAGACAACGCACAGCAATCTCGGGATTCCGGGTTCGCTCGCTGTCGCGAGCGCCCCGGAATGACGTTGCTTTGGTTCAGTGCCCCGGCTGTGCCGCAGCGGTGCCGCCGGTGGGGAGCGCTTCGGCGGTCTTGGTGGCGGCCGCCGGCTGCGGGGTGAAGCGGTCCTGGACCGGCTTCGGCTCGGCCGATGCCACGGTCTTGGCCGATGCACCGGCGAGGCCGGGCAACAGATCGGCGATCGCCTGGGTGGTGATCAGGTTGGTGTCACGCAGCTCCTGCCGCGACAGCTCATGCAGATCTTCCCACGGCGGCACGCTGAGGGCGAGCGACAGCAGATCGCCGGTGCCGCCCATTTCGAACGTAAACTTCGCCAGCCGGCCGATGTCCCGCTCGACGATCGACATGTCCTGCGCGGTGTAGCTGGCGGCACGGGCATCCTCGGCGCGGTCGCCCATCCAGATCTGATGAACCCGGACGTGGGCGCCTTCCGGCACATAGCGGGAATTGCCGGCGAGCAGCAGGAACACGCACATCGATTCACAGTAGGCACCGGGCTCGATCCGGGCGCGGCTGCCGAGCGGCGACGCCGACGGCACGCTGGTGCCGACCGTGGTGGCCAGCCCGAGCTTGCGCCAGCGCCGGCCGAGCGTGATGGCGTCGTTGACCGAGCCGCCGCTCGAATCCAGCACCACGGTGGCGCCGCCGAGCTTGCGCTCGCGGGCGAAATCCTCGAAATCCTTCGGGGTGTCGGTGGTGACAATGCCGATGGCGCTGATCCAGCCGCCGCAATCCGGATCGCAGGCGACCCAGCCGAACTTCATCGGCTGCCGCCGCGCTTCGAGACTGGCGGCGCCGGCCGTGACAGGAATGCTGCTGTCGGCTGCGAACCCGAGTAGAACGATGCCGAGCGCTGCGACCAGCCCCAGCGCCCCACCGTTCAGACAAGAAAGAACTGCGCGTCCCAACCTGGCTTCCTTCGCTCCGGCAGCAACTGCGTCACAAGTTCCAACGCGAATCTGTCACGTGTCTGTTACTTAACCGTTGTGAAAAAGCTAACTTTGATCAACCGCAAACACCACCGCGTTTTGCTGCGATGCGCTCAACAGCCCGCGAGTTTCGGGTGAAGTGTTGCGCAAATGTCGGCGCCTCGCGGTTCCCCGCAACGGAACCGCGCAAACCGCCGCTCATCGAAACGGCATCTGCTCATGCAACTACCAAGTCGCGAAACTGATTGGATCGCAGCGGTGCTGCGTCTGCCGCGGAACATCGGGCGCGGACTGATCTGGCTGTATCGTCACACGCTGTCGCCGCTGGTCGGGTACAACTGCCGGCATTATCCGACCTGCTCGATGTACGGGGACGAAGCGATCAGCAGGTTCGGACTGTGGGCCGGCGGTTGGATGACGCTGGCGCGGCTGTTGCGCTGCCAGCCGTGGGGCACGTCCGGGATCGATCTGGTTCCGCAAGTCCCGCCGCCCGGCGCACATTGGTATCTGCCGTGGCGCTACGCCCGCTGGCGCGGCGTCAACGCACCGCCGCCGGATGTCGCCGCGCCATGCGGCTGCGGCTCACATTCGTAGCTTACGCCGCACTGACACCGATGCGGCCGAGACCCGGCAGTTTGACCGCCGGCCGGCGCAGGTCGAGGCCGATGACGGCGCCGAGCACGTTGAGTTCGAGGCCCTCGATCCAACCGAGCGTCAGGCCGAGATAACCGCCGAGCGTCGCGCGGACACCGGTGCCGGACGGCGTCACGGCAACCCATCCGCCGTCCCACGGATAGTCCTTGCCGATCGCGGTCGGCGGCAGCGTGGTGCGCAGTTCCGGCACCGCCGCAATCACCGCAGCCACGAAGGTGTTGGAGTTCGGCCCCGGCCAGGCGCGATAGTCGCCGTACGCGGCGAGCTTATAGCCTTTCACCGCGGCCTCGATCTTCGGGATCATCGCCGCAGCGGCCTCGCCGTCGGCGGCCGCGATCAGTTGCGGCTCGTCGCCGAACCAGCGACCGTCGGCGACGAAGCCGTTGACGCGGATCGGCGTGCCCCACGCGGTGTAGTCGTAGCGGGTGTAGCGCGATGCGTTCGCCGGCTTCACCACGATCCAGCTGTGCACGGCGAAGATGCCGCGCCAGCGCACCGTACGCGCGGCAAACACCCGCACCACCGCATCGGGATTCTGCGCCGCCGGCGGCAGCAGCCCGGCGCTGGAACGGTCGGCGCTCTGCCAGTCGACGCTGCGATCGCCCAGCCAGTATTTTCCGGCCGACACGGCGATCGGCACGATCAGCAACAACAACAGGATCAGCACAAAACGTCTCACGTGGGGATAGTCAATGCGAAGGAGGATACCGAACAATATAGACGGCACCCCTGCGCTCGCTAGAACCGATCACGCGGACGTGCAGGAACGGCGCGTTGTTAGCAGCGCCGAGAGGATCACCACACTGCCGCTGCGAGCGCCGCGATCAGTGCGGGCGGTGTCACCACCAGGCCGAGCTTGAGGAACCGCCAGGCGGTGACTTCGATCTGGTTCCGGCGCAGCACCACCAGCCACAGGATGGTGGCGAGCGAACCGGTGACCGAGAAGTTCGGTCCCAGGTCGACGCCGATCAGCAGCGCCGCGATGGTCTCGCGCGGCAGGTGATTGTCGGCCGCGACCGAGCCGGCGACGAGGCCGACCGGCAGGTTGTTGCCGATGTTGCAGGCGATCGCGGTGACGATGCCGGCCGCCCACGAACCGAGCCGCGGCGCATCCGCCACCGCCTCGCGCAGCAGGCCGCCGAGCGCGCCGATCACGCCGGTGCGGCTCAGCGCCTCGACCATCACGAACAAGCCTGCGACCAGCGGCACCACGCTCCACGACACGCCCTTCAGCACTGGAACCGGCGACTGCCGGGCGACCGCCAACACCACCGCCGTGGTGACGAGGCCGCACACGAAGGTCGGCAGCCCGAGCGCGACATCGAGCGCCGAAGCCGTCAACAGCACGATCGCGATCGCGCCGATGCCGACCGCGGCGAGCTTGCCGCCGCGCGAC from Rhodopseudomonas palustris carries:
- the yidD gene encoding membrane protein insertion efficiency factor YidD, yielding MQLPSRETDWIAAVLRLPRNIGRGLIWLYRHTLSPLVGYNCRHYPTCSMYGDEAISRFGLWAGGWMTLARLLRCQPWGTSGIDLVPQVPPPGAHWYLPWRYARWRGVNAPPPDVAAPCGCGSHS
- a CDS encoding DUF3750 domain-containing protein, translated to MRRFVLILLLLLIVPIAVSAGKYWLGDRSVDWQSADRSSAGLLPPAAQNPDAVVRVFAARTVRWRGIFAVHSWIVVKPANASRYTRYDYTAWGTPIRVNGFVADGRWFGDEPQLIAAADGEAAAAMIPKIEAAVKGYKLAAYGDYRAWPGPNSNTFVAAVIAAVPELRTTLPPTAIGKDYPWDGGWVAVTPSGTGVRATLGGYLGLTLGWIEGLELNVLGAVIGLDLRRPAVKLPGLGRIGVSAA